The stretch of DNA CAGCAAGCGATGAATATATACCAAATCAAAAATATCCATCAACCCCGACACTCGTAGAAGGGTTTGTTATTGCAAATAAACACTATCCATTACCGACAGACTACAATAAAGGCGAAGATTCAAAGGCCCGTGAAGCTTTCGATCAAATGGCAGCTGCCGCTAAACTTGATGGCTTTGAACTGGTAGCATTCAGTACGTTCCGTTCTTTTGAGCGACAGGAGACATTATATAATCAATATGTTTCGAAAGACGGTCAACAAGCTGCAGATCAGTATAGTGCACGCCCTGGATACTCTGAGCATCAGACAGGTTTGGCTTTTGATATCGGAGAGAGAAACTTTGAACAGCACTGGGCTTCTGCTTCATTTGGAAAAACACCAGCAGGTCAATGGATTGCAAGTAATGCCCATAAGTATGGGTTTATCATGCGATATCCACTTGGGAAAGAAGAAGTAACGGGCTATATGCACGAGTCATGGCATTTCCGTTATGTAGGAGTAGAGCCTGCTACGGATATGTTTACGAACAAACAGACTCTGGAAGAATATTTAGATCTATAAAAAGAAGAGGATTCGTTCCTCTTCTTTTTATTTTGTATCGATATGTTAATGTAGTTTTCCTTAATCGGGAGGCTGTATTAAGTGTCTAACCTCACGCTCGTCCGGGAACCACTTTGCGTACCGATGTATAAGATGGGGTAAAAGGAGTCCATACATGACGGTTAGTGAAAATACCCAATATGTCTATACGGTTCAACCCAGTGATACCCTGTACAGCATTGCCAGGCGTTTTGGCAGTACAGTCGCTGCTATTGAACAAGCAAACTCCCTATATCCGCCCTTCACCGATCCTGGCTTGATCTTTCCCGGTCAATTACTCATAATTCCGGGGGGAAGATTTGGTTTTCAAAATGAAGTGTATTACGTAGTCTCCCCAAGTGACACTTTGTTTTCCATAGCACAACGGTTTTCTGTGTCTACAGACCTTTTATTTGGCATTAACTCACAGATAGCGAATCCCAATTTTATTTTTTCAAACCAAGTCATTCGTGTCCCGGCATTCATATATGAAGTATCTAGTGGAGACTCATTATCGCGAATTTCCAGTCAAACAGGAGTGTCTCTGGAAAAAATAATTAGAGCGAATGAACGTCGGGCAGGATTTTCCCCTGAAGTGCTGTATCTTGGCTATCGCTTACTTATGCCGTTACCTGCTTCCCGCAACATACTGGTCCTACATCCATTGCCAGGGGATGTACTTCAATCAGGTGGCTTAATTCAAGGAATGGCAAGGGCTTTTGAAGCAAATGTACTTTATAGCATCTTGGACACACAAGGAAATGTGGTATCCAAGGAGAAAAGCATAACGGCACGTGCAGCCGGACCTGAATATGCTGAATTCTCCACCAATGCTCACTTCGAGCTTAAACCCTCCACGCCTACAGGTGAATTAAGAGTCTATACACGAAGTGCCAATGATGGAAGCATTCAAGATTTGGTAAGAGTAAAGGTTCGGTTTGAAGAATAATAAATAGTCTATGTTAAACTATCCTGTTGTTTATCGTACATTTGCGCTTGCCGGTTCGTCCGCGGAAAGGGAGCCGACTCCCTCTCTATTTTTATATCTATATTAGCTAACCATATAGTTTAAAAGAGCATGAATCAAAAAAGACACTCAAATTTCTGAGTGTCTTTTTCTTGGTTATATATTATCGATTGTCAATTGTTTCTGGATACATGTCGTGATTCATCATGCGATGCGCAGCCATCTCTTCATATTTTGTACCAGGTTTTCCATAGTTCGTATAAGGGTCAATACTGATGCCGCCGCGCGGAGTGAATTTACCCCAAACTTCGATGTAGCGTGGGTCCATCAGTTCAACCAAGTCGTTCAAGATGATATTCATGCAATCTTCATGGAAGTCTCCATGATTTCTAAAGCTGAACAAATATAATTTTAGTGACTTACTTTCGACCATTTTAATATCAGGAATATAACTGATATAAATCGTAGCGAAATCGGGCTGGCTCGTGATTGGACATAAAGAAGTGAACTCCGGGCAATTGAACTTCACGAAATAGTCTCTATATGGATGTTTGTTATCGAATGATTCCAACACACCGGGATTATATGAAAAATCATATTGTACATTTTGATTCCCTAATAAACTGATTCCTTCTAAATCTTCTTTTTGACGGCCACTCATCTTATTTCCTCCTAGTTAGACACCGCGTTTATTTCCCCAAACTAATGCGTGTAATTGGGGCAATACTTTAGCATCGTTCATAATAGTAGATTTCATGGCACGGTCAATCAGCCATTCAAATCGGGTCAATAGAGTCGAAACCAATGCTTGGTCATCGACGGTTAGTACATCTTCATTTCCGACCTGCAAGTAGAAAGGAACGGCCGGATAACGCATGTGTACCATTTCAGCAAAATCAAAGTCTTCTTCATTGAAAACGACAACCTTCAGACTGATATGGGAGTCTTTTAAATTCCTCATGAAAGTATCAAGTTTGTTAAAATCAGTCACCATTAGCGAGCTCGGTGGTTTTGGGGAAATCGTGATATCATCGATTTCTGTTAGCCAGTCTTGCCAAAATGATCCTTGTGTTTCAATGGCCACTTTCCATCCTTGCTCGTGACATTGGTTGATGAATTCACCCAACCCTTTATGAAGAGCAGGATTGCCCCCTGAAATCGTTATATGTGAAAAAGCGTCTCCGCCGATTTCTTTGAGTGAAGAAATGATTTCCTCTGGTTTCATTGCAGTACTTTTACCGGTTCCATCCCAAGTGAATTTGGAGTCGCACCATGAACATGAATAATCACATCCGCCCGTACGGACAAACATCGTCTTTTGTCCAATGACCATTCCTTCACCTTGTATGGTGGGTCCGAATATTTCCATCACAGGTATTTTCATAGCAGATCCTCCGCTTTTGGACGATACACAACATAGCTGGTAGGGGTTTCACGAACCACGACTTGAATACATTTTGGTTGGTTGGACAAAGTTATCAATTTCTGTTGGATGGTCGTCCAAATCACTTGAGCTACTTGTTCGGTCGTAGGGTTATTCTGTTTGAATTCTGGATGATCATTCAGCACTGTATGATCATATTTTTTGTGAATGAGATGTTTAATCACTTTGAAATCAATAAGAAAACCCATTTCATCCAGTTCGTCTCCAGCAATCGTAATGTTGATGAAGTACGTATGGCCGTGCATATATTGGCAGTTGCCCGCGTCGGCATGTGGAATGAAATGCGCCGCAGACAAATGCATATCTTTGTTTAATTCAAATCGGTAAGTATGAGGTGTTTGTGGGTAAAATTGCTGAATCACTGGGCTGCACTCCCTTGTTTTTCTTCAAGGTAAGTTGTTAACCCATTTTTGCGCAATAAGCATGACGGACACTCGCCACAGCCATCCCCGCGAACTCCTTCATAACAAGTGAGTGTTTTGGTGCGGACAAAATCCAACGCGCCTAATTCATCAGCGAGTTTCCATGTTTCCGCTTTATTCAACCACATTAATGGTGTTTGGAATTCAAGTGAAGTATCCATAGCCAGGTTAATGGAAACATTAAGTGCTTTTACAAATACATCACGACAATCCGGGTATCCACTGAAATCAGTTTCACAAACGCCTGTAATGATATGGCGTGCCCCAATTGACTGAGCATAAACGGCCGCAAATGATAGGAATAAATGATTTCTTCCTGGGACGAATGTTGATGGCAATTCACCATCGACTGCATCGGTTACTGCAATGTCATCTCTGGTAAGTGCATTGGCAGATAACTGGTTGATTAGTGTCATATCCAACACTTTAAATGGCACGTTTAATTCCTTGGCAATTTCTTCTGCACATGTAATTTCTTCGATATGTCTTTGACCGTAGTCAAACGTAACTGTATACACTTCTTCGTACTGTGTTAAAGCCCACAGTAGACAAGTGGTACTATCCTGGCCACCACTAAAGACGACCACTGCTTTTCCTTGTTTCATTGCTCATTTCTCCTTTTGAAGAATGAGTATTCGACATCTCTATTTAGGTGATTCAGTTTTCGAACATCACATATAAACATGAAAATGGCAGTCACCGAGCGAATCGGCGGATGCATGAACTGAATTGGGGCTGATTAAGCACAAAAAACTGTAATGCTAAGCAACAGTTTTCACCTTAGTTTTTTATAGAGGGAGTTTGCGAACCTCTTCCTATTTTGTTACATCGTACATAATAGCACAGAACGGATAGAGTGCATATAAAATAGGGGCTTTTAATCGTGTTGAGTCCGTTGCACCAAATAAAAAGGCATGAAGATTAAATTATCTTCATGCCGGTTTTAAAGTAGTCATTATTAAAGAATAGGAGATAGAAGTCTGGAGAAAGACTCCTTCAATTTAATTATTCTTGTCCGGGATTCATAAAGTTCCCATGTTAACTCCCTGGATAACAACATATCCTGCTCAAATAACTCAGCCAATTGATGGGAAGTTTCCCGATCATAAATGAAGGCATTCACTTCGAAGTTTAATTTGAAACTGCGTACATCAATATTTGCTGTCCCAACAGTAGAGGCTTCATCGTCGACTACAATCATTTTCGTATGCAGGAAACCATTGTCGTAAATATATACTTTTGCCCCTGCTTTTATTAGATTGCCGACGTACGAGTAAGTCGCCCAGTAAACAAACATATGGTCAGGTTTATTTGGAATCATAATCCGTACATCAATACCGGATAGACAAGCAATGCGAAGTGTATCCATAAAACTCGCATCGGGAATGAAATAAGGTGATTGAATATAAATATATTTCTTAGCCATTGTAATTAACTTCAAATAACCATTTTTGATTTGTTCCCACTCTGAATCAGGTCCACTTGAAACAATTTGCAAGCCGACTGATCCTTTCAAAGGAATAGCAGGGAAATAACGATCGGAGTATTCGATATCCTGTTCCTTCGATGCCGCCTGGTTCCAGTCCAAAATAAATCTTGTTTGCAAAGGGTGAAGGGCACTGCCTTCAATGCGTAAATGTGTATCGCGCCAATAGCCGAATTTGCGATCTAATCCTAAATACTCGTCTCCAACGTTAAATCCACCAATATAGCCGACGCGTCCATCAATTACAACGATTTTGCGATGATTACGGTAATTCAATCGAGGATTAACGAGCGGCATGATCGAAGGGAAAAATGCTTCCACTTCGCCACCTAAATCCATAAGTTCCTTGAAATGTTTTTTACGAACTCCCCGTGAGCCCATATCATCAAAAAGTAAACGGACCTTCACGCCTTGCTTTGCTTTTTTAATGAGTACATCATAGATACGACGACCGAGACCATCTAAACGGAAAATATAATATTGAATATGAATGTGGTCTTTCGCATGTTCTAGGTCTTCTAATAAAGCGGAAAACTTTTCATTTCCATCATTGTAAATCGTCAATGCATTATCCTGTGTCAGTACAGCATGATTGTTACGCAAGTGCATGTAAATCATATCTTGGTAGTCTTGGGAATCGTCAAGACGATACTCAAAAGTTCCATCTTCGATGGCATCAATTTGATAATCTATCAAGTTATCAATCCCGATTTTACTGCGACCTTCCCATCGGAATAAATGCCTTTTGCGTAATTGTCTACCCAACATCAAATAAAGAATGAATCCTAGGATAGGAATAAAAAATAAGACCATCAACCATGCCCATGTTGAAGAGGCATCTCGCCGCTCAAGGAAGATTAACACAATGGCTAGAAAAATATTAAGTATGATAATGGCGGAAAAGC from Paenisporosarcina sp. FSL H8-0542 encodes:
- the queE gene encoding 7-carboxy-7-deazaguanine synthase QueE, whose translation is MKIPVMEIFGPTIQGEGMVIGQKTMFVRTGGCDYSCSWCDSKFTWDGTGKSTAMKPEEIISSLKEIGGDAFSHITISGGNPALHKGLGEFINQCHEQGWKVAIETQGSFWQDWLTEIDDITISPKPPSSLMVTDFNKLDTFMRNLKDSHISLKVVVFNEEDFDFAEMVHMRYPAVPFYLQVGNEDVLTVDDQALVSTLLTRFEWLIDRAMKSTIMNDAKVLPQLHALVWGNKRGV
- the queC gene encoding 7-cyano-7-deazaguanine synthase QueC: MKQGKAVVVFSGGQDSTTCLLWALTQYEEVYTVTFDYGQRHIEEITCAEEIAKELNVPFKVLDMTLINQLSANALTRDDIAVTDAVDGELPSTFVPGRNHLFLSFAAVYAQSIGARHIITGVCETDFSGYPDCRDVFVKALNVSINLAMDTSLEFQTPLMWLNKAETWKLADELGALDFVRTKTLTCYEGVRGDGCGECPSCLLRKNGLTTYLEEKQGSAAQ
- the queF gene encoding preQ(1) synthase; this encodes MSGRQKEDLEGISLLGNQNVQYDFSYNPGVLESFDNKHPYRDYFVKFNCPEFTSLCPITSQPDFATIYISYIPDIKMVESKSLKLYLFSFRNHGDFHEDCMNIILNDLVELMDPRYIEVWGKFTPRGGISIDPYTNYGKPGTKYEEMAAHRMMNHDMYPETIDNR
- the cls gene encoding cardiolipin synthase is translated as MAANLLGIGFSAIIILNIFLAIVLIFLERRDASSTWAWLMVLFFIPILGFILYLMLGRQLRKRHLFRWEGRSKIGIDNLIDYQIDAIEDGTFEYRLDDSQDYQDMIYMHLRNNHAVLTQDNALTIYNDGNEKFSALLEDLEHAKDHIHIQYYIFRLDGLGRRIYDVLIKKAKQGVKVRLLFDDMGSRGVRKKHFKELMDLGGEVEAFFPSIMPLVNPRLNYRNHRKIVVIDGRVGYIGGFNVGDEYLGLDRKFGYWRDTHLRIEGSALHPLQTRFILDWNQAASKEQDIEYSDRYFPAIPLKGSVGLQIVSSGPDSEWEQIKNGYLKLITMAKKYIYIQSPYFIPDASFMDTLRIACLSGIDVRIMIPNKPDHMFVYWATYSYVGNLIKAGAKVYIYDNGFLHTKMIVVDDEASTVGTANIDVRSFKLNFEVNAFIYDRETSHQLAELFEQDMLLSRELTWELYESRTRIIKLKESFSRLLSPIL
- the queD gene encoding 6-carboxytetrahydropterin synthase QueD, which encodes MIQQFYPQTPHTYRFELNKDMHLSAAHFIPHADAGNCQYMHGHTYFINITIAGDELDEMGFLIDFKVIKHLIHKKYDHTVLNDHPEFKQNNPTTEQVAQVIWTTIQQKLITLSNQPKCIQVVVRETPTSYVVYRPKAEDLL
- a CDS encoding D-alanyl-D-alanine carboxypeptidase family protein; translation: MQSPKYRFNKKDKKNWPIVLAVILGSLVLLAPVVWMGLHNWSLDESITAMNFQKTDEPEPSHSTDKPVDEVNEDPNQTQKPEQPKETVPPKKPEKTETPVEPKESPSPPVEKPASDEYIPNQKYPSTPTLVEGFVIANKHYPLPTDYNKGEDSKAREAFDQMAAAAKLDGFELVAFSTFRSFERQETLYNQYVSKDGQQAADQYSARPGYSEHQTGLAFDIGERNFEQHWASASFGKTPAGQWIASNAHKYGFIMRYPLGKEEVTGYMHESWHFRYVGVEPATDMFTNKQTLEEYLDL
- a CDS encoding LysM peptidoglycan-binding domain-containing protein, whose product is MTVSENTQYVYTVQPSDTLYSIARRFGSTVAAIEQANSLYPPFTDPGLIFPGQLLIIPGGRFGFQNEVYYVVSPSDTLFSIAQRFSVSTDLLFGINSQIANPNFIFSNQVIRVPAFIYEVSSGDSLSRISSQTGVSLEKIIRANERRAGFSPEVLYLGYRLLMPLPASRNILVLHPLPGDVLQSGGLIQGMARAFEANVLYSILDTQGNVVSKEKSITARAAGPEYAEFSTNAHFELKPSTPTGELRVYTRSANDGSIQDLVRVKVRFEE